From Candidatus Dormiibacterota bacterium, a single genomic window includes:
- the purH gene encoding bifunctional phosphoribosylaminoimidazolecarboxamide formyltransferase/IMP cyclohydrolase, protein MTLRALLGPHDKTGLVEFARGLRECGVELIATDGTRRALAAAGIEATAVSEITGLPEMLDGRVKTLHPAVHAGILARRDLESHAEQLAAHGFRPIDIVAVSLYPFRETVARGAPRAEVIENIDIGGPTLIRGAAKNAAAVAVVVSPDRYPEVLDELRVHGAVGDATRRRLAAQAFAHVAAYDTAVAAYLAGDAGEAMPADLSVGGPRLAELRYGENPHQRGALYAVAGGGGGLAAARHLQGAALSFTNWLDADAARRLVADFAEPAAAIIKHTNPCGFAVGPDITEAYRRALACDPRSAFGGVVALNRAIDPEVARELVSTFLEVVVAAGVDPAVTELLAGRQRMRVLSVEGPPSAVQLDVRSIDGGLLVQTPDAVATDRSSMRVATRREPTEAEWADLLVAARVCRHVKSNAIVLVRDGRAVGVGAGQMSRVEAAELAVARAGEAGAGSVAASDAFFPFADGLEVVGRAGATAVIQPGGSRNDPEVVAAADALGMAMVLTGERHFRH, encoded by the coding sequence GTGACGCTGCGCGCCCTGCTCGGGCCCCACGACAAGACCGGGCTGGTCGAGTTTGCCCGCGGCCTGCGCGAGTGCGGGGTGGAGCTGATCGCCACCGACGGAACCCGCCGCGCCCTTGCCGCCGCCGGCATCGAGGCGACCGCGGTGAGCGAGATCACCGGCCTGCCCGAGATGCTCGACGGCCGGGTGAAGACCCTCCATCCCGCCGTCCACGCCGGCATCCTCGCCCGGCGCGACCTCGAGAGCCACGCCGAGCAGCTCGCCGCGCACGGCTTCCGCCCCATCGACATCGTGGCGGTCTCGCTCTATCCGTTCCGCGAGACCGTGGCGCGGGGGGCGCCGCGCGCCGAGGTGATCGAGAACATCGACATCGGCGGCCCCACCCTGATCCGGGGCGCCGCCAAGAACGCCGCCGCGGTGGCGGTCGTGGTCTCGCCCGATCGCTACCCCGAGGTGCTCGACGAGCTGCGCGTCCACGGCGCCGTCGGCGACGCCACCCGCCGCCGGCTCGCCGCTCAGGCCTTCGCCCACGTCGCCGCCTACGACACCGCGGTGGCCGCGTACCTGGCCGGGGACGCCGGCGAGGCGATGCCCGCCGACCTCAGCGTCGGCGGTCCGCGGCTCGCCGAGCTGCGCTACGGCGAGAACCCGCACCAGCGCGGCGCGCTGTACGCCGTCGCCGGGGGCGGCGGCGGGCTCGCCGCGGCCCGCCACCTCCAGGGCGCCGCCCTCTCGTTCACCAACTGGCTCGACGCCGACGCCGCCCGCCGCCTCGTCGCCGACTTCGCAGAGCCCGCTGCGGCGATCATCAAGCACACCAACCCATGCGGCTTCGCGGTCGGCCCCGACATCACCGAGGCCTACCGGCGCGCCCTCGCCTGCGATCCGCGCAGCGCCTTCGGCGGTGTGGTCGCCCTCAACCGGGCCATCGATCCCGAGGTCGCCAGGGAGCTGGTCTCGACCTTCCTCGAGGTGGTGGTCGCCGCCGGGGTCGACCCCGCCGTCACCGAGCTGCTCGCCGGGCGGCAGCGGATGCGCGTGCTCAGCGTCGAGGGGCCACCCTCCGCGGTCCAGCTCGACGTCCGCAGCATCGACGGCGGCCTGCTGGTCCAGACCCCCGACGCCGTCGCCACCGATCGCTCGTCGATGCGGGTGGCGACCCGCCGCGAGCCCACCGAGGCGGAGTGGGCCGACCTGCTCGTCGCCGCCCGGGTCTGCCGGCACGTCAAGTCGAACGCGATCGTGCTGGTCCGCGACGGCAGAGCGGTGGGGGTGGGCGCGGGACAGATGTCGCGGGTCGAGGCCGCCGAGCTGGCGGTGGCCCGGGCCGGCGAGGCCGGGGCCGGCTCGGTGGCCGCCTCGGACGCCTTCTTCCCCTTCGCCGACGGCCTCGAGGTGGTCGGCCGCGCCGGCGCCACCGCGGTCATCCAGCCCGGCGGCAGCAGGAACGATCCCGAGGTCGTCGCCGCCGCCGATGCGCTGGGGATGGCCATGGTGCTGACCGGCGAGCGGCACTTCCGGCATTAA
- the purN gene encoding phosphoribosylglycinamide formyltransferase, translated as MPTAVLVSGAGTNLRALLAAAERPGYPARIELVVCNRPSAGALAIAREHGVAAVAMPVSGFGGDAAARDLAMRDLLLHRGVRLVVCAGYDRVLDRSLLEAFPDAILNLHPSLLPAFGGGMHAVEDALDAGVRVSGCTVHLLAPGSPDGGPIVLQAAVPVLGDDDAETLRARIHEQEWRLLPEAVALWAEGRVRREGRRVRILPAPVGQMGR; from the coding sequence GTGCCCACGGCGGTGCTGGTGTCGGGCGCGGGCACCAACCTCCGCGCCCTCCTCGCCGCCGCCGAACGTCCCGGGTACCCGGCGCGGATCGAGCTGGTGGTCTGCAACCGGCCCAGCGCCGGCGCGCTCGCGATCGCCCGCGAGCACGGCGTCGCGGCGGTGGCGATGCCGGTCTCGGGCTTCGGCGGCGACGCCGCCGCCCGCGACCTGGCGATGCGCGACCTCCTGCTCCACCGCGGGGTCCGGCTGGTGGTCTGCGCCGGCTACGACCGGGTGCTCGACCGCAGCCTGCTCGAGGCGTTCCCGGACGCCATCCTCAACCTCCACCCCTCGCTGCTCCCCGCCTTCGGCGGCGGGATGCACGCCGTCGAGGACGCGCTCGACGCGGGGGTGAGGGTGAGCGGGTGCACCGTCCACCTGCTCGCCCCCGGCTCCCCGGACGGGGGCCCGATCGTCCTCCAGGCGGCGGTGCCGGTGCTCGGGGACGACGATGCCGAGACCCTCAGGGCCCGCATCCACGAGCAGGAGTGGCGGCTGCTGCCCGAGGCGGTGGCGCTCTGGGCCGAGGGACGGGTGCGGCGGGAGGGCCGGCGGGTGCGCATCCTGCCCGCCCCGGTGGGGCAGATGGGCCGGTGA
- the purM gene encoding phosphoribosylformylglycinamidine cyclo-ligase: protein MGDLRYADAGVDIDEGNRAVALIKRSVASTFTSGVLGGLGSFSGLFALDTGRHPQPVLVASADGVGTKIKVAIAAARHRGIGSDLVNHCVNDILCCGADPLFFLDYFATGRLNPEQLAEIVEGIAAACTEAGCALIGGETAEMHGLYALGDYDLAGFIVGIVDRAGIVDGARVQAGDAVLGLPSSGLHTNGYSLVRHIVSENELDYGQPLPGTDRPLADMLLEPHRSYLAAVRELRAGLDVRALAHITGGGLKENVPRALPQGLGVELDRSTWTVPPLFAAIQEVGGVHPDEMWRTFNMGIGMVVVVPADQADAAVEAAGMPVHRIGRVVEQAAPERVVLR, encoded by the coding sequence GTGGGCGACCTGCGCTACGCCGACGCCGGCGTCGACATCGACGAGGGGAATCGCGCCGTCGCTCTCATCAAGCGGTCGGTGGCGTCGACCTTCACCTCCGGGGTGCTGGGCGGGCTGGGCTCCTTCAGCGGGCTCTTCGCACTCGACACCGGTCGCCACCCCCAGCCGGTGCTGGTGGCCAGCGCCGACGGTGTCGGCACCAAGATCAAGGTGGCGATCGCCGCCGCCCGTCACCGGGGCATCGGCAGCGATCTCGTCAACCACTGCGTCAACGACATCCTCTGCTGCGGCGCCGACCCGCTCTTCTTCCTCGACTACTTCGCCACCGGGCGGCTCAACCCCGAGCAGCTCGCCGAGATCGTCGAGGGGATCGCCGCGGCCTGCACCGAGGCCGGCTGCGCGCTGATCGGCGGGGAGACCGCCGAGATGCACGGGCTCTACGCCCTCGGCGACTACGACCTCGCCGGCTTCATCGTCGGCATCGTCGACCGCGCCGGCATCGTCGACGGCGCCCGGGTCCAGGCCGGCGACGCCGTCCTCGGCCTGCCCAGCAGCGGCCTCCACACCAACGGCTACTCGCTGGTCCGCCACATCGTCAGCGAGAACGAGCTCGACTACGGGCAGCCGTTGCCGGGCACCGACCGCCCCCTCGCCGACATGCTCCTCGAGCCCCACCGCTCCTACCTCGCCGCGGTCCGCGAGCTGCGCGCCGGCCTCGACGTCCGCGCCCTCGCCCACATCACCGGCGGCGGCCTCAAGGAGAACGTGCCCCGGGCGCTGCCCCAGGGCCTGGGCGTCGAGCTCGACCGCTCCACCTGGACGGTGCCGCCGCTCTTCGCCGCCATCCAGGAGGTGGGCGGGGTGCATCCCGACGAGATGTGGCGCACCTTCAACATGGGCATCGGCATGGTGGTGGTGGTGCCCGCCGACCAGGCGGACGCCGCCGTCGAGGCCGCAGGCATGCCGGTCCACCGCATCGGCCGGGTCGTCGAGCAGGCGGCACCGGAGAGGGTGGTGCTGCGCTGA
- a CDS encoding DUF3618 domain-containing protein produces the protein MGEDPDELREAIEETRRRMDETVVALGQKVDVKAQARAKVAAVRERVTTGGWRRLVPYAAGAVAVTGGAVAAVVVLRSRSGRPPERLALPARRLPKPAQQVVLPVAVRADRLLAQTTQELGEKRQRATQAMAREIARELAAQQEKHSPLWKRIVRDAGTAAATTGATLLVRRALSSPAQPPLRKAGRLPGEAPKAVPMERVLSG, from the coding sequence ATGGGTGAAGACCCGGACGAGCTGAGGGAGGCGATCGAGGAGACCCGACGCCGCATGGACGAGACCGTGGTCGCCCTCGGCCAGAAGGTCGACGTCAAGGCCCAGGCCCGGGCGAAGGTCGCCGCGGTCCGCGAGCGGGTGACCACCGGCGGCTGGCGGCGCCTGGTGCCCTACGCCGCCGGCGCGGTGGCCGTCACCGGCGGGGCGGTGGCGGCGGTGGTGGTCCTGAGGTCCCGCTCCGGACGGCCGCCCGAGCGTCTCGCCCTGCCGGCGAGGAGGCTGCCCAAGCCCGCCCAGCAGGTGGTCCTGCCGGTGGCGGTCCGGGCCGACCGGCTGCTCGCCCAGACCACCCAGGAGCTGGGTGAGAAGCGCCAGCGGGCGACCCAGGCGATGGCCCGGGAGATCGCCCGGGAGCTCGCCGCCCAGCAGGAGAAGCACAGCCCGCTATGGAAGCGGATCGTTCGCGACGCCGGCACCGCGGCGGCCACCACCGGGGCGACCCTGCTGGTGCGGCGGGCGCTCTCCAGCCCGGCCCAGCCGCCGCTGCGCAAGGCCGGCAGGCTGCCCGGGGAAGCCCCCAAGGCGGTTCCCATGGAGCGCGTCCTGAGCGGCTGA
- a CDS encoding response regulator has translation MRLLIADDNASLRKQLKRYFETRGHQVETARDGVEAWHQLRRHEPDVVLCDVMMPHMTGHELARTVRRNPATEHVPVVLFGAEADGSLTRGRDFADDILPKPFDLDILEVRLVSMLKRIADGREQVPQMQGQVTAVTSAKGGSGVSTIAANLALALTADAEKSVVAVDLDLEYGDLPMLLDVPPKGGTDQLIRSLVVDGDSCAPEDFFARHEATGLRILGAPRSPVDALQIDESGVNHLLARLRALHDHVVVDVPRGFGDPALTTLTSAQRVVVVVVPEVTALRRTLSLLEILRSLDVTEERLLLVYNQTVASHQLSRERVEGFLGQRIPLEITHDIELFHRATTTGRPVILLDPRHQAARDLRRLAELVGTPY, from the coding sequence ATGCGCCTGCTCATCGCCGACGACAACGCCTCGCTCCGGAAGCAGCTCAAGCGCTATTTCGAGACCCGTGGGCACCAGGTCGAGACCGCCCGTGACGGCGTCGAGGCCTGGCACCAGCTCCGCCGCCACGAGCCCGACGTCGTCCTCTGCGACGTGATGATGCCCCACATGACCGGGCACGAGCTGGCCCGGACGGTGCGCCGCAACCCCGCCACCGAGCACGTCCCGGTGGTGCTGTTCGGCGCCGAGGCCGACGGCTCGCTCACCCGGGGCCGCGACTTCGCCGATGACATCCTGCCCAAGCCGTTCGACCTCGACATCCTCGAGGTGCGACTGGTCTCGATGCTCAAGCGCATCGCCGACGGCCGCGAGCAGGTTCCCCAGATGCAGGGCCAGGTGACCGCGGTGACCAGCGCCAAGGGGGGCAGCGGGGTGAGCACGATCGCCGCCAACCTCGCCCTGGCGCTGACCGCCGACGCCGAGAAGTCGGTGGTCGCGGTCGACCTCGACCTCGAGTACGGCGACCTCCCGATGCTCCTCGACGTCCCTCCCAAGGGTGGCACCGACCAGCTGATCCGCTCGCTGGTGGTCGACGGCGACAGCTGCGCCCCCGAGGACTTCTTCGCCCGCCATGAGGCCACCGGCCTCCGCATCCTCGGCGCGCCGCGCAGCCCGGTGGACGCGCTCCAGATCGACGAGAGCGGGGTCAACCACCTCCTCGCCCGGCTGCGGGCGCTCCACGACCACGTCGTCGTCGACGTGCCCCGGGGCTTCGGCGACCCCGCGCTCACCACCCTGACCTCGGCCCAGCGGGTGGTGGTGGTGGTGGTCCCCGAGGTCACCGCGCTCCGTCGCACCCTCTCACTGCTCGAGATCCTCCGCTCCCTCGACGTCACCGAGGAGCGGCTCCTCCTCGTCTACAACCAGACGGTGGCCTCCCACCAGCTCTCCCGGGAGCGGGTCGAGGGCTTCCTCGGGCAGCGCATCCCCCTCGAGATCACCCACGACATCGAGCTCTTCCACCGCGCCACCACCACCGGGCGCCCGGTGATCCTGCTCGACCCCCGCCACCAGGCCGCCCGTGATCTGCGCCGGCTGGCCGAGCTGGTGGGCACCCCCTACTAG
- a CDS encoding AAA family ATPase, whose translation MSGQAWRVAVIAGKGGVGKTTTVINLGAGLAALGRRVLLVDCDPQGNLTSGLGLDPYARRRTVADVIIGRSTAVDAILETETPHLHLIPAHPDLSAVEADLPARVNAELRLRNAMREGIDAAYDVVLFDTPPNFGFHTISALGAARSALVPLQMSAFALRGLKEVIRVIAAARRHLNPELELLGVVPTFVNNTRFSRDMLEALSDVSQVRVFRSEISLTVKLQESALQGVPVMVSAPSSNAARAYAALAEELVEVGAHRLAPVPRGAVRPVEVAPPAEPEAQAPIEEEEAVEAMVAAGPVVEMAAPEVVEHVVEHDEDGELDDGFAVTLAAEASHGAVALATADSAVRHLEGHAVRGGVMLELELGHGAVAYAQMPPVGLHAVDEHEQDEDSDRAEADAEDGDDAGASALESATEQRRRFRLFRRARAS comes from the coding sequence ATGTCTGGACAGGCTTGGCGGGTTGCCGTCATCGCAGGCAAGGGCGGCGTCGGGAAGACCACCACGGTGATCAACCTCGGCGCCGGGCTCGCCGCCCTCGGGCGGCGCGTCCTGCTGGTCGACTGCGACCCGCAGGGCAACCTCACCTCGGGGCTGGGGCTCGACCCCTACGCCCGCCGCCGCACCGTCGCCGACGTGATCATCGGCCGGTCGACGGCCGTTGACGCGATCCTCGAGACCGAGACGCCCCACCTCCACCTCATCCCGGCGCACCCGGACCTGAGCGCGGTCGAGGCCGACCTGCCCGCCCGGGTGAACGCCGAGCTGCGGCTGCGCAACGCGATGCGCGAGGGGATCGACGCCGCCTACGACGTGGTCCTCTTCGACACCCCGCCGAACTTCGGGTTCCACACCATCTCGGCGCTGGGTGCAGCCCGGTCGGCGCTGGTGCCGCTGCAGATGTCCGCCTTCGCCCTGCGCGGGCTGAAGGAGGTCATCCGGGTCATCGCCGCGGCCCGCCGCCACCTCAACCCCGAGCTCGAGCTGCTCGGCGTGGTGCCGACCTTCGTCAACAACACCCGCTTCAGCCGAGACATGCTCGAGGCGCTGAGCGACGTCTCCCAGGTGCGGGTCTTCCGCTCCGAGATCTCGCTCACCGTGAAGCTCCAGGAGAGCGCGCTCCAGGGCGTGCCCGTGATGGTCTCGGCACCGTCCTCGAACGCCGCCCGCGCCTACGCCGCCCTCGCCGAGGAGCTCGTCGAGGTGGGTGCCCACCGGCTCGCACCGGTGCCCCGCGGTGCGGTGCGCCCGGTCGAGGTGGCTCCGCCGGCCGAGCCGGAGGCCCAGGCCCCGATCGAGGAGGAGGAGGCCGTCGAGGCCATGGTCGCGGCCGGGCCGGTCGTGGAGATGGCGGCCCCCGAGGTGGTGGAGCACGTCGTCGAGCACGATGAGGACGGCGAGCTGGACGACGGCTTCGCCGTGACCCTGGCCGCCGAGGCGTCCCACGGCGCGGTGGCGCTGGCCACCGCCGATTCGGCGGTGCGCCATCTCGAGGGCCACGCCGTGCGCGGCGGGGTGATGCTCGAGCTCGAGCTCGGCCACGGCGCCGTCGCCTACGCCCAGATGCCCCCGGTGGGGCTGCATGCCGTCGACGAGCACGAGCAGGACGAGGACTCGGACCGCGCCGAGGCCGACGCCGAGGACGGCGACGACGCCGGGGCCAGCGCGCTCGAGAGCGCGACCGAGCAGCGCCGGCGCTTCCGCCTCTTCCGCCGGGCCCGGGCGAGCTGA
- a CDS encoding TetR/AcrR family transcriptional regulator: protein MDPLARVTVSSEVTPRRRPGRPRLEGPSPEYLQRREEIMVAAAEVFRAKGYEAGTLEDVATSLDLRRASLYYYFGSKAQLLSALCERTMGMILRIAEDIERVDDPAERLAAMLRLHTGMVAREQGLFTVFFDERGSLADQERARDFERRYLRHLVGTVEAAVSAGLLPPTDPYLTALALLGMMSWIYKWYEPGRHDAEAYARTCEALLLGPRAGR from the coding sequence ATGGACCCCCTCGCCCGAGTGACCGTGTCCTCGGAGGTCACCCCCAGGCGGCGCCCGGGACGCCCCCGCCTCGAGGGGCCGTCGCCGGAGTACCTGCAGCGCCGTGAGGAGATCATGGTTGCCGCCGCCGAGGTGTTCCGCGCCAAGGGCTACGAGGCGGGAACCCTCGAGGACGTCGCCACCAGCCTCGACCTGCGCCGCGCCAGCCTCTACTACTACTTCGGCTCCAAGGCGCAGCTGCTGTCGGCGCTCTGCGAGCGCACCATGGGCATGATCCTGCGGATCGCCGAGGACATCGAGCGCGTCGACGACCCGGCCGAGCGGCTGGCGGCGATGCTTCGCCTCCACACCGGCATGGTGGCCCGCGAGCAGGGGCTGTTCACGGTGTTCTTCGACGAGCGCGGCTCGCTCGCCGACCAGGAGCGGGCCCGCGACTTCGAGCGGCGCTACCTCCGCCACCTCGTCGGCACCGTCGAGGCGGCGGTCAGTGCCGGCCTGCTCCCCCCCACCGACCCCTACCTCACCGCGCTCGCGCTGCTCGGCATGATGAGCTGGATCTACAAGTGGTACGAGCCCGGGCGCCACGACGCCGAGGCCTACGCACGCACCTGTGAGGCGCTGCTCCTGGGTCCGCGCGCCGGGAGGTAG
- a CDS encoding ABC transporter ATP-binding protein, with protein MRPRLAERFHHPPPVPGAPLLEVENLSVRYGEIVAVRDLSLTLHEGEVLALLGPNGAGKSSTLRALSGLLHPAAGTVRLRGRRIDRLPPEAIARLGMTHVPEGRGMFPDLTVRENLRMPTRGLSRAAFETALERVHGYFPRLAERASQLAGTLSGGEQQQLAIGRALMVEPQLLLLDEMSLGLAPTIVEQLFEILARIHAGGVAVLLVEQYVGPALAAADNAIVMEKGQVRVSGPARQLAQDVTVVQASYLGAAGAGAEKPALIGSAFREPLGVELSPEQLRRLGELAAHRGMTAEQIGQEAIERMLTMAGGRGAQGGGPPHMSASERSGASERSGRGAQGGGPPGMSASERSGGMW; from the coding sequence GTGCGGCCGCGACTGGCTGAGCGCTTCCATCACCCGCCGCCGGTCCCCGGGGCGCCGCTGCTGGAGGTCGAGAACCTCTCCGTCCGGTACGGCGAGATCGTGGCCGTCCGCGACCTCTCCCTCACCCTGCACGAGGGCGAGGTGCTCGCCCTGCTCGGGCCCAACGGCGCCGGCAAGTCGTCGACGCTGCGGGCGCTGAGCGGCCTCCTCCACCCCGCCGCCGGCACCGTCCGGCTGCGCGGCCGGCGCATCGACCGCCTGCCGCCGGAGGCGATCGCGCGGCTGGGGATGACCCACGTGCCCGAGGGGCGCGGCATGTTCCCCGACCTCACCGTCCGCGAGAACCTGCGGATGCCCACCCGGGGGCTGTCCCGCGCGGCCTTCGAGACCGCGCTGGAGCGGGTCCACGGCTACTTCCCGCGCCTCGCCGAGCGGGCCTCGCAGCTCGCCGGCACGCTCAGCGGCGGCGAGCAGCAGCAGCTCGCCATCGGCCGCGCGCTGATGGTCGAGCCCCAGCTCCTGCTCCTCGACGAGATGTCGCTGGGGCTCGCGCCCACCATCGTCGAGCAGCTCTTCGAGATCCTCGCCCGGATCCACGCCGGCGGGGTCGCCGTGCTGCTCGTCGAGCAGTACGTGGGCCCGGCGCTGGCCGCGGCCGACAACGCGATCGTGATGGAGAAGGGCCAGGTGCGGGTGAGCGGGCCGGCTCGGCAGCTCGCCCAGGACGTCACCGTGGTCCAGGCCAGCTACCTGGGCGCCGCCGGGGCGGGCGCCGAGAAGCCGGCGCTGATCGGCTCGGCGTTCCGCGAGCCGCTCGGCGTCGAGCTCAGCCCAGAGCAGCTCCGCCGCCTCGGCGAGCTCGCCGCCCACCGGGGCATGACCGCGGAGCAGATCGGGCAGGAGGCGATCGAGCGGATGCTCACCATGGCGGGAGGCAGGGGGGCGCAGGGGGGAGGCCCCCCGCACATGAGCGCGTCTGAGCGCTCAGGCGCGTCTGAGCGCTCAGGCAGGGGGGCGCAGGGGGGAGGCCCCCCGGGAATGAGCGCGTCTGAGCGCTCAGGAGGGATGTGGTGA
- a CDS encoding ABC transporter ATP-binding protein, translated as MPLLELEGITKRFRGVTAVDGLDLRVHRGEMVSLIGPNGAGKSTSFNCLSGLIQPDAGRVSYDGQDLLALAPHQRALAGLGRTFQTVQLFGDLTVWENLTVAAQSRGSVGMLGHMLGLGRVETRRFRERARVIAQFVGIGDVLERPARVLPLRQQRLCELARALCLEPQLLLLDEPASGMDAAETDEFARLLLRIRKSFRLSMLYVEHDMRLVMAVSDYIYVLDFGRLIAEGKPEDVRSNPAVIAAYLGESTGAAATG; from the coding sequence ATGCCACTGCTCGAGCTCGAGGGCATCACCAAGCGCTTCCGCGGGGTGACCGCGGTCGACGGCCTCGACCTGCGCGTGCACCGTGGCGAGATGGTCTCGCTGATCGGCCCCAACGGCGCCGGCAAGAGCACCAGCTTCAACTGCCTCAGCGGGCTGATCCAGCCCGACGCCGGGCGGGTGAGCTACGACGGCCAGGACCTGCTCGCCCTCGCCCCCCACCAGCGGGCCCTCGCCGGGCTGGGGCGCACCTTCCAGACGGTGCAGCTCTTCGGCGACCTCACCGTCTGGGAGAACCTCACCGTGGCGGCGCAGTCGCGCGGCTCGGTGGGGATGCTCGGGCACATGCTCGGCCTCGGGCGGGTGGAGACCCGCCGGTTCCGCGAGCGCGCCCGGGTGATCGCCCAGTTCGTCGGCATCGGCGACGTCCTCGAGCGGCCGGCGAGGGTGCTGCCGCTGCGCCAGCAGCGGCTCTGCGAGCTCGCCCGGGCGCTCTGCCTCGAGCCCCAGCTGCTGCTCCTCGACGAGCCCGCCTCGGGCATGGACGCCGCCGAGACCGACGAGTTCGCCCGCCTGCTGCTGCGCATCCGGAAGAGCTTCCGGCTCTCGATGCTCTACGTGGAGCACGACATGCGGCTGGTGATGGCGGTGAGCGACTACATCTACGTCCTCGACTTCGGCCGGCTCATCGCCGAGGGGAAGCCCGAGGACGTGCGCAGCAACCCGGCGGTGATCGCCGCCTACCTGGGGGAGAGCACCGGTGCGGCCGCGACTGGCTGA
- a CDS encoding ABC transporter permease, with protein sequence MSLIGPALVDGLIISSLYALLASGVVIIYNTSGVINFAQGALAIFAVFILKTLTDHGSPFLLAALVAVAAGALIGVAIDRLTLAPVRQASALNKSIITIGWLITLQYAAVLLFNAGVSTNISHICGRCSERLFSVGGLGVNAQDLITVLVTAAIGVGLAVFFKRTYLGVAMRAASQNVDATRLMGVSVNNVSALAWAIGGAMATIGGILITPRLGALDSGTLTIYLIESLAAALLGGLRSLPRTAIGALVLGMSQELIAIIPGLRGLPGLKFSVAFVVILAALIVNPDLARTSAQVVTEKVVEPFRARWWTYVRWSTIAAVALFFFLVGIGGTGGWFGDVNRFYWAQVFGDACIFLSLVVLTGFVGQISLCQFTFAGFGAFFTAIFTARWGLPFFLAVPLAALCTAPIGMIIGIPALRVRGLQLAAVTLAFTLVGDQLFFAQSFPLSGGAPGQPVNPVAGPIDLSDPTAHSLFWTLLIGFVVVALAVAALQRSPSGRAFFAVRDSENAATAMGISLTRMKLAAFSLAAGIAGLGGGLFALTLPSVSSPDFNPGLSITFLALIILAGIRSVWGALVAATFYIWGPVVIKSILGHLGADPAQAFNYQQLLSGLLLILTVIMNPTGIVGSLAELPLVGSHLARRLGGHRAATAPGTGVA encoded by the coding sequence ATGTCGCTGATCGGCCCCGCGCTCGTCGACGGCCTCATCATCAGCAGCCTCTACGCGCTGCTCGCCTCCGGCGTGGTGATCATCTACAACACCTCGGGGGTGATCAACTTCGCGCAGGGCGCGCTCGCGATCTTCGCGGTGTTCATCCTCAAGACGCTGACCGACCACGGCTCGCCCTTCCTGCTGGCGGCGCTGGTGGCGGTGGCGGCGGGGGCGCTGATCGGCGTGGCCATCGACCGGCTCACCCTGGCGCCGGTGCGGCAGGCGTCGGCGCTCAACAAGTCGATCATCACCATCGGCTGGCTGATCACCCTGCAGTACGCGGCGGTGCTCCTCTTCAACGCCGGCGTCTCCACCAACATCAGCCACATCTGCGGGCGCTGCAGCGAGCGGCTGTTCTCGGTCGGGGGCCTCGGCGTCAACGCCCAGGACCTGATCACGGTGCTGGTCACGGCGGCGATCGGGGTGGGGCTGGCGGTGTTCTTCAAGCGCACCTATCTCGGGGTGGCGATGCGGGCCGCGTCCCAGAACGTCGATGCCACCCGGCTGATGGGGGTGAGTGTCAACAACGTGAGCGCGCTCGCCTGGGCGATCGGCGGGGCGATGGCCACCATCGGGGGCATCCTGATCACCCCGCGGCTGGGGGCGCTCGACAGCGGCACCCTCACCATCTACCTGATCGAGTCGCTCGCCGCGGCCCTGCTCGGCGGCCTGCGCAGCCTGCCCCGCACCGCGATCGGCGCGCTGGTGCTGGGGATGAGCCAGGAGCTCATCGCCATCATCCCCGGCCTCCGCGGCCTCCCCGGGCTCAAGTTCAGCGTCGCCTTCGTGGTCATCCTCGCCGCGCTGATCGTCAACCCCGACCTGGCCAGGACGTCGGCGCAGGTGGTCACCGAGAAGGTGGTCGAGCCCTTCCGGGCGCGCTGGTGGACCTACGTGCGGTGGTCCACCATCGCCGCGGTGGCGCTCTTCTTCTTCCTGGTCGGCATCGGCGGCACCGGCGGCTGGTTCGGCGACGTCAACCGCTTCTACTGGGCGCAGGTCTTCGGCGACGCGTGCATCTTCCTGTCGCTGGTGGTGCTCACCGGCTTCGTCGGGCAGATCTCGCTCTGCCAGTTCACCTTCGCCGGGTTCGGGGCCTTCTTCACCGCCATCTTCACCGCGAGGTGGGGCCTGCCCTTCTTCCTCGCGGTGCCCCTGGCGGCGCTCTGCACCGCCCCGATCGGGATGATCATCGGCATCCCCGCGCTGCGGGTCCGCGGCCTCCAGCTGGCGGCGGTGACGCTGGCCTTCACCCTGGTCGGCGACCAGCTCTTCTTCGCGCAGTCGTTCCCGCTCAGCGGCGGCGCCCCGGGACAGCCGGTCAACCCGGTCGCCGGCCCCATCGACCTGAGCGACCCCACCGCCCACTCGCTCTTCTGGACGCTGCTGATCGGGTTCGTCGTCGTCGCTCTGGCGGTGGCGGCGCTGCAGCGCAGCCCCAGCGGGCGCGCCTTCTTCGCGGTGCGCGACTCCGAGAACGCGGCCACCGCGATGGGCATCTCGCTGACCCGGATGAAGCTCGCCGCCTTCTCGCTGGCCGCGGGCATCGCCGGGCTCGGCGGCGGCCTCTTCGCGCTCACCCTGCCCTCGGTGAGCAGCCCCGATTTCAACCCCGGCCTGTCGATCACCTTCCTGGCGCTGATCATCCTGGCCGGCATCCGCTCGGTCTGGGGGGCGCTGGTGGCGGCGACCTTCTACATCTGGGGGCCGGTGGTGATCAAGTCGATCCTCGGCCACCTCGGCGCCGACCCGGCGCAGGCCTTCAACTACCAGCAGCTGCTCAGCGGGCTGCTGCTCATCCTCACCGTGATCATGAATCCCACCGGCATCGTCGGCAGCCTCGCCGAGCTGCCGCTGGTCGGCAGCCACCTGGCCCGCCGGCTCGGCGGCCACCGGGCCGCGACCGCGCCGGGCACGGGGGTGGCCTGA